From Carassius auratus strain Wakin chromosome 22, ASM336829v1, whole genome shotgun sequence, a single genomic window includes:
- the LOC113039552 gene encoding uncharacterized protein LOC113039552 isoform X1: protein MAILLLFFWVLSHHAGFFSAAIVRVSVLEGDVVTLHTYVETNQQYIIWYFNDIRIAKLNGDLRKICTDVECNEGTERFRDRLGLDHQTGSLTITDIRTTDSGLYQLQIISSNSISKKIFNVTVYSVTASEQDEKSVKEGESVTLDPGLVRQPNEVMTWYYKDIPIAEITGYLSNVCKGECTERFRDRLKLDLQTGSLIITDIRTTDSGVYKLEINRNARRSSSASCVKSFGVNVAVNVPDSSRSSAATAGIAVTVILLLAACAAVVIYYRNDQEKREDNRMQNIGQVNQNDAPVNKESLL from the exons atggcGATTTTGTTATTGTTCTTTTGGGTTTTATCCCACCATGCAG gtttttttagtgCTGCTATTGTCAGAGTATCAGTGCTGGAGGGAGATGTAGTCACATTACACACTTATGTTGAAACAAACCAACAATATATTATATGGTATTTTAACGACATTCGAATAGCTAAACTCAATGGAGATCTCcgtaagatctgtacagatgttgagtgtaatgaagggactgagagattcagagacagactcgggctggatcatcagactggatctctgaccatcacagacatcagaaccacagactctggactctaTCAACTACAGATCATCAGCAGCAACAGCATCAGTAAAAAGATCTTCAATGTTACTGTTTACA gtgttacTGCTTCTGAACAAGATGaaaagtcagtgaaggagggagaatctgtcactttagatcctgGTCTAGTAAGACAACCAAATGAGGTGATGACATGGTATTATAAAGACATCCCCATCGCTGAAATCACTGGATATCTGAGTAATGTCTGTAAAGGTGAGTGTacagagagattcagagacagactgaagctggatcttcagactggatctctgatcatcacagacatcagaaccacagactctggagtcTATAAACTGGAGATCAACAGAAATGCTCGTCGCAGTAGCAGTGCTTCCTGTGTGAAGAGCTTTGGTGTTAACGTTGCTGTTA ATGTTCCAGATTCAAGTCGGTCTTCAGCTGCAACTGCAGGAATAGCTGTTACTGTCATTCTGCTTTTAGCTGCGTGTGCTGCTGTTGTAATTTACTATCGCAACGATCAAGAGAAAAGAGAAG ACAACAGGATGCAGAACATTGGTCAG
- the LOC113039552 gene encoding uncharacterized protein LOC113039552 isoform X2 → MAILLLFFWVLSHHAGFFSAAIVRVSVLEGDVVTLHTYVETNQQYIIWYFNDIRIAKLNGDLRKICTDVECNEGTERFRDRLGLDHQTGSLTITDIRTTDSGLYQLQIISSNSISKKIFNVTVYSVTASEQDEKSVKEGESVTLDPGLVRQPNEVMTWYYKDIPIAEITGYLSNVCKDIRTTDSGVYKLEINRNARRSSSASCVKSFGVNVAVNVPDSSRSSAATAGIAVTVILLLAACAAVVIYYRNDQEKREDNRMQNIGQVNQNDAPVNKESLL, encoded by the exons atggcGATTTTGTTATTGTTCTTTTGGGTTTTATCCCACCATGCAG gtttttttagtgCTGCTATTGTCAGAGTATCAGTGCTGGAGGGAGATGTAGTCACATTACACACTTATGTTGAAACAAACCAACAATATATTATATGGTATTTTAACGACATTCGAATAGCTAAACTCAATGGAGATCTCcgtaagatctgtacagatgttgagtgtaatgaagggactgagagattcagagacagactcgggctggatcatcagactggatctctgaccatcacagacatcagaaccacagactctggactctaTCAACTACAGATCATCAGCAGCAACAGCATCAGTAAAAAGATCTTCAATGTTACTGTTTACA gtgttacTGCTTCTGAACAAGATGaaaagtcagtgaaggagggagaatctgtcactttagatcctgGTCTAGTAAGACAACCAAATGAGGTGATGACATGGTATTATAAAGACATCCCCATCGCTGAAATCACTGGATATCTGAGTAATGTCTGTAAAG acatcagaaccacagactctggagtcTATAAACTGGAGATCAACAGAAATGCTCGTCGCAGTAGCAGTGCTTCCTGTGTGAAGAGCTTTGGTGTTAACGTTGCTGTTA ATGTTCCAGATTCAAGTCGGTCTTCAGCTGCAACTGCAGGAATAGCTGTTACTGTCATTCTGCTTTTAGCTGCGTGTGCTGCTGTTGTAATTTACTATCGCAACGATCAAGAGAAAAGAGAAG ACAACAGGATGCAGAACATTGGTCAG
- the LOC113039552 gene encoding uncharacterized protein LOC113039552 isoform X4, protein MAILLLFFWVLSHHAGFFSAAIVRVSVLEGDVVTLHTYVETNQQYIIWYFNDIRIAKLNGDLRKICTDVECNEGTERFRDRLGLDHQTGSLTITDIRTTDSGLYQLQIISSNSISKKIFNVTVYSVTASEQDEKSVKEGESVTLDPGLVRQPNEVMTWYYKDIPIAEITGYLSNVCKDVPDSSRSSAATAGIAVTVILLLAACAAVVIYYRNDQEKREDNRMQNIGQVNQNDAPVNKESLL, encoded by the exons atggcGATTTTGTTATTGTTCTTTTGGGTTTTATCCCACCATGCAG gtttttttagtgCTGCTATTGTCAGAGTATCAGTGCTGGAGGGAGATGTAGTCACATTACACACTTATGTTGAAACAAACCAACAATATATTATATGGTATTTTAACGACATTCGAATAGCTAAACTCAATGGAGATCTCcgtaagatctgtacagatgttgagtgtaatgaagggactgagagattcagagacagactcgggctggatcatcagactggatctctgaccatcacagacatcagaaccacagactctggactctaTCAACTACAGATCATCAGCAGCAACAGCATCAGTAAAAAGATCTTCAATGTTACTGTTTACA gtgttacTGCTTCTGAACAAGATGaaaagtcagtgaaggagggagaatctgtcactttagatcctgGTCTAGTAAGACAACCAAATGAGGTGATGACATGGTATTATAAAGACATCCCCATCGCTGAAATCACTGGATATCTGAGTAATGTCTGTAAAG ATGTTCCAGATTCAAGTCGGTCTTCAGCTGCAACTGCAGGAATAGCTGTTACTGTCATTCTGCTTTTAGCTGCGTGTGCTGCTGTTGTAATTTACTATCGCAACGATCAAGAGAAAAGAGAAG ACAACAGGATGCAGAACATTGGTCAG